The sequence GGCTCTTTGGTCTGGGCATCTATCAAACGCCCTTTTTGCTGCGCAAAAAGCCCGCCTCCCATCAGCATGACTATTAAAAAAAGCAGGCAACGAGACATAATGCAAAATTTAACTATCTTCCTTGTACAGAAATCAAAAATAGCAAGTAGCATGAAAGTACATACTTTTGACCTTCAATTTTTGGGTACTCCACAAGCCATTGCCGCCTTTTTACTCGAAGTCGATAACACCAGCATTTTGGTAGAAACAGGTCCTTATTCAAGCATTGCCCAATTAGAAAGCGCCCTGATGGCAGCAGGCAAACGCCCCGAAAGCCTCAATGCTGTATTGATTACGCATATTCATCTAGACCATGCTGGAGCTGCTTGGTATTTTGCTCAAAAAGGAATTCCGGTGTATATGCACCCCTTAGGTGCCCCCCACATGGCAGACCCGAGTAAACTGCTGCATTCAGCCCAACGGATTTACGGCAACCAGATGGAAGCCCTGTGGGGCACACTCAAGCCCATTCCCCAAGCCTTGATTCACACCGTATCGCATGGCGAAGAGCTACTGATTGGCAACTGCCGGCTCAGAGCATGGCACACGCCCGGGCACGCGATTCATCATGTAGCTTGGCAAGTAGAAGATACCATCTTCACGGGCGATGTTGCCGGCGTACGCATTGGGGGTGGTTTGGTGGTTCCTCCCTGCCCCCCTCCCGACATAGACGTGGAAGCGTGGGACCAATCCATAGAAATACTGCGTAAACAGTCTCCTAAACAACTGATACTCACACATTTTGGCGCTTACAGCGACGTGGACTACCACCTACAAGAGCTTCAGGAACGCTTGCATGCATGGGCAGACTGGATGCGCCCCTATGCCGAAACAGACCGCCCTGCCCACGAAATTGTCTCTTTGTTTCAAGATTTTGTGCATCAAGAACTGCGGGCAGCTGGCTTGAACGAACAAGCCATTGCACGCTACGAGGCAGCTAACCCTTCATTCATGAGTGTAGCTGGCTTGTTGCGCTACTGGAAGAAGAAGCTGGAAAAACAAAAAAACTGAAAATCAACAAGCTGGTTGCCTCGCCCTAAAAAAGTGCGTTTTTTTCTTGCACAAAAAGAAGATAAGCGCTACTTTTGCATCACCAAATGGCGAGGTAGCTCAGCTGGTTAGAGCGTCGGATTCATAACCCGGAGGTCGGGGGTTCAAGTCCCCCCCTCGCTACTAAGTCAAATAAGGCAGCCCTATGTATAAAGGCTGCTTTTTCGCTTTAGTTCGTTTTGCACTTGCAGGCTGCCAAAGCGGCGCTCCAAAGTACGGAAACGATAATCAAAAATCTCCTCCAAGCGTTTCTTTACAAAAGCAGCATGCGCCAAACGCCCCAACACGCCCAACGGCAAAGCATAGTGCACCAAGTCGGTCATCTTAATGCCCCCCTCCACCTCTTCAAACCAGTGTTGATGGTGCCATAAAGCATACGGACCAAAGCGCTGCTCATCTACAAAGTAATAAGGTGCCTGCACGTGGGTTATCTCTGTAAGCCAACGCATGGGTATTCCCCACAAAGGGCGCACCTTGTAGCCGATAATCATACCCGGATACATGGGTTTTCCCTCTTCAATGAGTACAATATCAAAACCCATGTCCTGAGGCGTAATGTCTTTCAAGTTATGAGGAGAAGAAAAAAATTGCCAAGCTTCCTCGAGACTGATAGGCAAATACTGCTCTCTTTTCAATTGATATACTTTCATACGTTTCGTTTTTAAATCCCTACTGCTAACCCCATGTAAGACCTTTTTGTTTTTGTAGTTTTGTGGCAGGTTTTCATATTCGAAAAATAGGCAAGTGCCCTATGATACTCTCAGGTAAAGAAATAGCACGCCGTATCGGCAAAGACATCATCATTGAGCCGTTCAATCCTGCACAACTCAACCCCAACAGCTATAATCTGCGTCTGCACAACGAACTGCTGGTATATAGCGAGCCAATACTCGACATGAAAAAACCCAATGCCTATGAGCGCATCATCATTCCCGAAGAAGGCTTGGTTTTGGAGCCAAACAAGCTCTATTTGGGGCGTACGGCAGAATATACGGCTACCGAAGGGCTAGTGCCTATGCTCGAAGGGCGCTCATCGGTAGGGCGTTTGGGCTTGTTTGTACACATTACTGCCGGCTTTGGCGATGTAGGATTTGCCGGCTACTGGACACTCGAAATATTTTGTGTGCAGCCTATACGCATCTATGCAGGTGTAGAGATTTGTCAAATCTACTACCACACCATCGAGGGCGACTATGAGCGCTATCGCAGTGGCAAATATCAAAACAACCGTGATGTGCAACCCAGTCTTTTGTACAAAGACTTTGAGAAGAACAAGTAAACGCTCACAGGCATGGAATGATTTGCAGACTTCTTTTGTTGCATCAAATGAAGAAAAAATCATATAAAAAGTAAAAGAAGATGATGGACTTTGCAAAAGAAGTCATTGAGCGCAGCCATGAAGTGCCAGTACTGGTCGATTTTTGGGCACCTTGGTGTGGTCCTTGTCAATTTTTAGCGCCGATACTTGAAAAACTGGCAGCCGAAGCCCAAGGAAAATGGATATTGGTGAAAGTAAACACCGATGAAGAACCCGAGATTGCTGCCCGCTACCGCATCAGAGGTATTCCGGCGGTAAAGCTCTTTCACCGGGGCGAGGTAATAGCCGAATTCACAGGGGCTATACCAGAGTTTCAGCTCAAACAGTGGTTGCAAAAGCACTTACCTGACCCGCTACGCGAACGCATCGAAGCTTTGTTCATACGGCTGCTCGAAGCTGAATCAGCCGAAATAGAAGCAAGCATAACGCCCCTTCTCCAGCAGCAGTCTGAAAGAGAAGAAGTAAAGCTATTACAAGCCCTCTTGCTTTTGCGCCAAGGCAAAAGCCAAGAAGCAGAGAAGCTGCTACAGGAAGCCCACCCTCAGGATATGCTGTGGATAGAACGCAAGCAGCAACTCAATACTTTGTTGGAATTCATCAGCTGCCGGGCAGAAGGTGCAGCCCAAAACGCCATAGAACAGGCACAAGAAGCCTGGCGTAAAAGCGACATGGCACAAGTCATAGAACATTTGATTCAAGCAGTGATGTTGAACAAACAATTTCAGAACGAGCTGCCCCGCCGTGCATGCATTGCACTCTTTCAGCTCTTAGGTGAAAGTCATCCTTTGGTGAAACAATACCGGCGCCGCTTCGACATGGCACTGTATTGAACCGCCCATTTTCTTATATGATGAATAGCGCTGTTCCAGTATGGAGCGGCGCTTTCTTTTTTAAAAAAACAACACCACCTCATGCAACCATCGCGCCTCGTCTTGCATCTTAAAAAGTAAAGAAAAGTAGTGCATTTTTTTTGCACAAATAAACAGTACTTACCTAACCCAATTAAAATCTTATACGTATCTTTGTATAGTGCAATTGCAATGAAATAACGCTAACTTTTGCTACAGAAACAAACCAAATGAATGCAGAAAGTAAAGCTTGAAAGAAATTCATGAAACACCCATACGCTGTCATATCATTCTTCCTTGGATTGCTTGTGGTAGGGCTGCTGAGTGGCATTGCCAAACGCCCGATGCAAGACCACCCCACATTGCTTTATAAATATACTGCCCATATTGCAGGACATACCCCCATGCTAAATACCGATAAAGGCACAGAAGAAACAACCGAAGAATTGGAAGAGCTATTGGTAAACCTGCCGCAAATAAGCATATCGCTGGCTTATCCCAATCCTGCGTCTGAATATGTTTTCTTCAACTACCAAATCCAAGACCGCAACCATCGTTATTTTATCGGTATCAGCGACGTGCTGGGAGCCAATTCGCGCATGTACCCCTTAGACCCCGACAGCCGGCAGCTGCGTATCCACCTGCGCGACATGGCACCGGGTATTTATTTCTACTCCCTATGGATGAATGAACGCGTGATAGCCACTCGTAAACTAATTGTAAAGCATTGATTTTTTCCCTACCTTTGCACGATTGCAATCGTTCACAGCTAAATTATGAAGCACACCCATCTACTGCTCTTTGCCTTTGTCCTGTTGTTTAGTGCCTGCAGTAAATTCACCCGCCTGCAACGTAGCAACGACGTGCAAAAAAAATATGCAGGCGCCTTAGAGCTGTACGAAAACAAAGATTACTATAAAGCCAGCTTGCTTTTGGAAGAAATCATACCTGTGCTGCGCGGAACCGAACAGGCAGAAAAAGCTCAACTCATTTTGGCTTATTGCTACTACTATCAAAAAGATTACACCCTCTCGGCATTTTATTTCAAGCGCTTTTATCAGACCTTTGGGCGCAGCCCCAAAGCCGAAGAGGCAATGTATATGCATGCCTATTCGTTGTATAAAAGCTCGCCGGCACCCAACTTAGACCAAACCGACACAAAAAAGGCAATCTCAGCCTTTCAGTCTTATTTGAATGCCTACCCTACAAGCAAGCGCGTGGACGAATGCAACAAACTCATCAAAGAGTTGCGCAGCAAGTTGGAAATCAAAAGCTATAACCTCGCAAACGAATACTATAAACAAGACCTTTACGAAGCAGCTGTCATTGCGCTCTCGAACTTTATTGACCAATACCCCGATTCAGATTACCGCGAAGAGGCTTTTTACAAGCGGCTGGAAAGTGCCTATCTCTTTGCAAAAAACAGTATTTTAAGCAAACAAGAACAACGCTACCAAGAAGCTATTGGCTACTATCAAGATTTTGCCGAGCGCTATCCAGAAAGCAAATGGTTAGCCAAAGCCAGCAATATCTACGAAAAAGCCGTGGAAGGGCTACGCAACGCCCAACAAAAAATGAAAGAATTGCAAAAACCACAAAAACAAAAGGAAGAAGACAAAGCCCAACCTTCGTTTTAAAAGAACAAGTTGCCGAAAACCCCAATGCTATGAAAAAGATACAAGCACCTATTTCCGTTGTTACGCGCGACACCAACCAGATTGCAAGTAAAACCGACAATATCTATGAGTCGGTGCACATCATTGCTCAACGTGCCAACCAAATTGCGCAACAATTAAAGGAAGAGCTGCATGAAAAACTGCGTGATTTCAGCATGCCACACGACAATTTGGAAGAAGTATTTGAGAACAAAGAGCAAATCGAAATTTCGAAATACTACGAACGCCTACCCAAACCTACTGCTATTGCCATAGAGGAATTCTTGCAAGACAAACTCATGTGGCGCCTCAGAGAAGAAGAAAAGAAAGAACACGAAGAGTTATAAGCTTTTTTCCATAGAATGTACCTCTTAGCCTCGCTGCCTATGAAACAGCGAGGCTTGCTTTTTTCACCTCTTCCCAGCATTTGTTTCCCTGTTTTCCACTCAAACTATTCTCTTGATTTTTGTATTTTTGATAAAATCAAATGCACTTTACCAAGTGGATACTCCACTGCAAGCTTGGCAAAAAAATCCTAAACACATCGGGTACTATGCTTAAAGACAAAAAGATATTGTTGGGCATTACGGGCGGCATTGCTGCCTATAAAAGTGCACTGCTTTGCCGCCTGCTCATAAAGGAAGGCGCTCAGGTGCGTGTTATCATGACCGAAACCGCCAAAGGCTTCATCAGTCCTTTGACTTTGTCCACCTTGTCGAAACACCCCGTATATAGTGAATTGTATGACTCGGATACAGGCAATTGGCACAACCATGTAGAGTTGGGCTTATGGGCTGACCTGCTGCTCATTGCACCGGCTACGGCACACACTCTTGCCAAGTGCGCCCAAGGCTTATGCGACAATCTGCTCACGGCTACTTTCCTTTCGGCAAAGTGCCCTGTTTTTTTTGCCCCCGCTATGGACAGGGACATGTATTTACACCCTGCCACCCAGCGCAACCTGCAGCAACTCGCTGCCGACGGGCACCACATCATCCCCACTGAATATGGTGAGCTGGCAAGCGGCTTGGTAGGTGAAGGGCGTATGGCTGAACCGGAAAACATTGTGCGCCACCTGCATGACTTCTTTGCCCAAAAGCAAAAGTTAAAAGGCAAAAAAGCAATAGTTACCGCAGGTCCCACTTACGAAGCCATCGACCCGGTTCGCTTCATAGGCAACCACTCTACTGGCAAAATGGGCTACGCCATTGCCGAAGCGCTGGCTCAATACGGTGCCGAGGTAGTGCTGGTCAGTGGACCCACTGCCCTCATGCCCCCCAAGCATCCCAACATAGAGCTGTTTAAGGTAACCAGCGCACGCGAAATGCTGGAAGTCTGCATGGATGCTTTTCATGAAGCCGATATTGCGGTGCTGGCAGCAGCAGTTGCCGACTACCGCCCCAAAGAGGTAGCCGTGCAGAAAATCAAAAAACAAAGCGACAGCATGCAAATAGAGCTGGTAAAAAACCCCGACATAGCCGCTACTTTGGGACAACACAAAAAGCCTTACCAGTTCATGGTAGGCTTTGCCTTGGAAACCGAGAACGAAAAAGCCAACGCCCTTCAAAAGCTAAAAAAGAAAAATTTCGACTTCATCGTATTGAACTCGCTGAATGATGAAGGAGCGGGTTTTGGGCACGACACCAACAGCATTACCATATTGACCGCCGAGGGGGAAAGCTACCAATCGGGGCTCAAATCCAAAAAAGAAATTGCTTATGATATTGTGGAGCATATTTGTCGGCAAATGCAAAAACAAGCACTACTCCCTGTGGACGCTTAGCCTGTGGGCTTACCTTCTGCTGCATGCCTCTGCTGCCTTCGGGCAGTTTCAGGAATGTGCCCGCTACCAATACCGAGAAGAAAAACGTGAAAACAAAAGTTTCCGTGTGCTTCCTTTGCAAAAGAAAAAGGCAGTGCTGCTTTATGGCACCCTCTTTGCACCCGCGCAAAATCTCAGTGGCAACGTGCAAGGCTATTTCTTCCAACTGCTCGACGAAGCACTTCACCCCCGATGGGATACCCTCTATGTCATACGCCTATCTTGGACGCTGCAACACGTCTTTCTGGAAGGAGAAGAGAACTTTCACCTGCTGTTACGGCGCAATTTCCGAGAATACGCCGTACTCAGTGTGTCGCTGAGCGATGGTGCCCTGCAATGGAAAACAGCCACCCTGCCCACCCCCATGGACGTAGATGAATTTCTGGTATTCGGGAAAAACGCCTTTCTTTTAGGGTATTACAAGCGGCACTTTGTGGGCTATGATTTCAGCTTTTTTGACGGCTCGGTAAAAGCTATTTCCAAAATATATGAAAAGTGGCTGGAACCCGTCAGCTACGACATATCGCCCCAAGAGTTTCGCGCCTATATAGCTTTTCAAAACACCAAAAGCAAAGACTGCTACCTGCTGTTGCGCGAGTTTTTGAGCAACGGCGAGATGGTAAATGAAATGACCATCCCTCGCTTTCAAGGACGCACCTTCCACCAAATAAAATTACTTTATTTGCCCGAAAATACCCTTTTTATGGTTGGCAGCTATGCCTTCCACTGTAAAGACGAAGCCAAAGGTTTGGCATTTGGTACCTTGCGCCTGAACGAAAGCCCTCGACTACAATACATGCCCTTCGTCGATTTTAAACATTTCTATGATTATCTGTCCAAACGCCAACAAGAACGCCTCTACAAAAAGGCAAAGGGCAAACTAAAGCAAAA comes from Thermonema lapsum and encodes:
- the trxA gene encoding thioredoxin — translated: MMDFAKEVIERSHEVPVLVDFWAPWCGPCQFLAPILEKLAAEAQGKWILVKVNTDEEPEIAARYRIRGIPAVKLFHRGEVIAEFTGAIPEFQLKQWLQKHLPDPLRERIEALFIRLLEAESAEIEASITPLLQQQSEREEVKLLQALLLLRQGKSQEAEKLLQEAHPQDMLWIERKQQLNTLLEFISCRAEGAAQNAIEQAQEAWRKSDMAQVIEHLIQAVMLNKQFQNELPRRACIALFQLLGESHPLVKQYRRRFDMALY
- the coaBC gene encoding bifunctional phosphopantothenoylcysteine decarboxylase/phosphopantothenate--cysteine ligase CoaBC — translated: MLKDKKILLGITGGIAAYKSALLCRLLIKEGAQVRVIMTETAKGFISPLTLSTLSKHPVYSELYDSDTGNWHNHVELGLWADLLLIAPATAHTLAKCAQGLCDNLLTATFLSAKCPVFFAPAMDRDMYLHPATQRNLQQLAADGHHIIPTEYGELASGLVGEGRMAEPENIVRHLHDFFAQKQKLKGKKAIVTAGPTYEAIDPVRFIGNHSTGKMGYAIAEALAQYGAEVVLVSGPTALMPPKHPNIELFKVTSAREMLEVCMDAFHEADIAVLAAAVADYRPKEVAVQKIKKQSDSMQIELVKNPDIAATLGQHKKPYQFMVGFALETENEKANALQKLKKKNFDFIVLNSLNDEGAGFGHDTNSITILTAEGESYQSGLKSKKEIAYDIVEHICRQMQKQALLPVDA
- a CDS encoding DNA-directed RNA polymerase subunit omega yields the protein MKKIQAPISVVTRDTNQIASKTDNIYESVHIIAQRANQIAQQLKEELHEKLRDFSMPHDNLEEVFENKEQIEISKYYERLPKPTAIAIEEFLQDKLMWRLREEEKKEHEEL
- a CDS encoding outer membrane protein assembly factor BamD, with the protein product MKHTHLLLFAFVLLFSACSKFTRLQRSNDVQKKYAGALELYENKDYYKASLLLEEIIPVLRGTEQAEKAQLILAYCYYYQKDYTLSAFYFKRFYQTFGRSPKAEEAMYMHAYSLYKSSPAPNLDQTDTKKAISAFQSYLNAYPTSKRVDECNKLIKELRSKLEIKSYNLANEYYKQDLYEAAVIALSNFIDQYPDSDYREEAFYKRLESAYLFAKNSILSKQEQRYQEAIGYYQDFAERYPESKWLAKASNIYEKAVEGLRNAQQKMKELQKPQKQKEEDKAQPSF
- a CDS encoding SRPBCC family protein — encoded protein: MKVYQLKREQYLPISLEEAWQFFSSPHNLKDITPQDMGFDIVLIEEGKPMYPGMIIGYKVRPLWGIPMRWLTEITHVQAPYYFVDEQRFGPYALWHHQHWFEEVEGGIKMTDLVHYALPLGVLGRLAHAAFVKKRLEEIFDYRFRTLERRFGSLQVQNELKRKSSLYT
- a CDS encoding T9SS type A sorting domain-containing protein, which encodes MKHPYAVISFFLGLLVVGLLSGIAKRPMQDHPTLLYKYTAHIAGHTPMLNTDKGTEETTEELEELLVNLPQISISLAYPNPASEYVFFNYQIQDRNHRYFIGISDVLGANSRMYPLDPDSRQLRIHLRDMAPGIYFYSLWMNERVIATRKLIVKH
- a CDS encoding MBL fold metallo-hydrolase gives rise to the protein MKVHTFDLQFLGTPQAIAAFLLEVDNTSILVETGPYSSIAQLESALMAAGKRPESLNAVLITHIHLDHAGAAWYFAQKGIPVYMHPLGAPHMADPSKLLHSAQRIYGNQMEALWGTLKPIPQALIHTVSHGEELLIGNCRLRAWHTPGHAIHHVAWQVEDTIFTGDVAGVRIGGGLVVPPCPPPDIDVEAWDQSIEILRKQSPKQLILTHFGAYSDVDYHLQELQERLHAWADWMRPYAETDRPAHEIVSLFQDFVHQELRAAGLNEQAIARYEAANPSFMSVAGLLRYWKKKLEKQKN
- the dcd gene encoding dCTP deaminase; its protein translation is MILSGKEIARRIGKDIIIEPFNPAQLNPNSYNLRLHNELLVYSEPILDMKKPNAYERIIIPEEGLVLEPNKLYLGRTAEYTATEGLVPMLEGRSSVGRLGLFVHITAGFGDVGFAGYWTLEIFCVQPIRIYAGVEICQIYYHTIEGDYERYRSGKYQNNRDVQPSLLYKDFEKNK